The Oncorhynchus nerka isolate Pitt River linkage group LG3, Oner_Uvic_2.0, whole genome shotgun sequence genome includes the window CTCTTAGTTGTTGAGGAAATCAGCCTGATATTAAAGAATGTCTCTCTGCAGTTTGATGGCCACAGATACCAAACAAAAAAACAGTTTTCCAAGgataacaaaccatacaactcttcGCAAAACCCCATTTACAGGTGGAACTGTGCAGATAAAGTTTAACAGAGTAAATCTAATGGTGGtgatagttttttttttactgtgtacATTATTTAAAGTAGTCTTGTGCACACAGTTGTATGATTTGTTTAAttttgaaatcaatgttttttttttgatgGGCATACATTTTGAAGTTGAAAAATCTTGAGTCACTGTGGAATTGCCTTAATCCTACTGTAGCCTCAGTCAGTGTCCTGTTTTGTCTTACAGCTTCAGTGACGACCACAACAGGAAGAGGCTTCTGATCGTCTTCGATGGCAGCTCCTCTAAAAGTGGCCCCGTCAGACTGAAAAAGCCAGAGGGTCAGACCTCGGGGTCTGGCGTTACCGACAGATTCAAGCACCCTCCCTCCATGAACCTCTTCAGCCCCATACGCAAGCTGTCCAGCACCACCCCTACCCCCTCGTCCTCCCACAGCCCAGGAGGCCCCCATAGGAGTCCCACTGGGAATAAGGGTCTGGGgagccccccctcctcccccaaatCAGTTAATCTCAAACGGGAGGCAGACAGCTCGGTATGGAACCTCAGTATCTACTGGTCTATGCAAAATATTTTTCTAAAGATGATTTTCTGGTCACCAACCGTGGTCCTGGATAGCTGCAGGATTTAGTTCCAACCAAAACAATGGATTCAGCTAAtggtatacttaagcaataaggcccgaggcggtgtggtatatggccaatataccttggctaagggctgttcttatgcacgatgcAATGTGGAGTGTCTGGATATTGGCcaaataccacaaacccccgaggtgccttattgctattataaactggttgccaatgtaattagaacagtacaAATGAATTTTTGTATACCCGTGGTTTACAATCTGTTTTACCACTGCTTTCATCCAATCAGCATTTAGTGGTCAAACCACCCGGTTTataaataatatattataatcCAATAAATCTGATTTAGATGAAACAGGTTTTTTACAGTTGCACTGGACCAAATATTTTCACATTCAGAAGCTCTCCAGAACCAGGGTTGGTGACTGCTTTCATGGGCTATTTGACTGACTTGGAGAGGTTTGGGAATGTTGATGTTATTAGCGAAACAGATCTGTGAATGTTGTCAGTGAtcgtctctgtctcctcagggtGAGctcaaagaaaagaaaaagatcCAGAAAGTGACCTGGCCTTGACCCTGGACCGTACCCAGAGACCCACCACTCCAGTGTAGAGCAGTGATGAGCCACCTCACACTGGGGCATTCTCTGCCAGAGTCGGGACAATCACAGAACGGGTGGTGACATCCGTCCTCATTTACCTAACTGACCCCAGAACTACTCTCTGACCCTTTACCTGACCCTCAAGTGTCCTTACTGTGAGTATTCTGCTCCTGGGACTTTACTGACTCTTAATGCAGATATGGCACCACAATATTTCTACGTTCATAAGTATTTTGTGGAATAAGCAGTTTAACCCTCAATTCTGCTCTATGCATTATAATTCTGTGATGTGACCTACCTGAAATCCTCTTAGAACAGTTAGAGTTCATCCTTCCAGTGCTGTTAGAACTTGAGTTGAGGAGGTTGATGGTGTTTAACTTGATAGGAAAGCATTGTAGACCCAAAGTTAAGTTGTTATGCATCTTCATACGTTTGTGTGGCCGTACCATATCCACAGTGGGGCATGATGGGTAAGGGATTTCTCTGGGTTTTGATACTGATTCCTCCTACTGATCCTCAGTAGGAGGAACATTGCCGCTGGCCGCCCCACCACCGTTATCGTTGGTGAGGTGCATGGTAATTGTAAAACTCATTGcagtacatttttaaaaattttatttcacctttatttaaccaggtaggcaagttgagaacaagttctcatttacaatttacATATAGCGCGTGCAATGATGTCGGGCGGGGGGGCAGTGTTTTGTTGTTGGCAGGAACTTCTTTGTTGCTGTTTCACAAtttaaggattccagctttatTGTATTGGTACTGTGACACTTGCATTTGCAATGGGATGTTTAGCTAGTGTGCCTTGACTTGAGTGGGGGTGCATTTGAATTAAATGGAAGTGAACCACCAGATGGTGCCAGAGACTCAGTCCTGCATGATTTGCAAGCGCCTGAGAAAGACTTTGCTCctggtctaggatcagattaGCCAACCTTGAATCCTACTCTTTACCATTAAGGCATCAAAGCATACCTGATCCAGGACCAGCAGTTAGGGGCAACTTGTACCAACTCAAAGGCATTGTAGAAGATTTTCCCCAAATGTATTTAGCCGCCTCTACGTTCCAAAATGTAGATGTATAGAGGGAAGTGCCCATCAACTGCCCCTTGTTGGACTCCATCCTCTAACTCTGCCACCGCAGCTAAAGAAAACCCTAGAGGAAACACTTAACTTCATGTCACTTCCTTAGTCATACAAGGTGTACAGCAGTTGGTGCATTTTTATACGTCTTTATTTGGACTTCAGACACTGACTTCCTGTCAGAGCCCTTGTGACTGATAAGTGACATGTCTGTTGGCTCTCACCTTAATAGGCATGGCTCATCGTTACCAAGCATTTGCACCAGTGTCAGTCAAATGTATATGTGTTGGGGGTGATAAATAAACAGAGCTTAAAAACCAAACTGTCATTATTTACACTGATtaatgtttttctttcttttagtTGTAGCTTTTGTTCTATTCCCATCTGAATAACATTACAGACTTTGCACCAGTGTAAATGCCCGGTAAATCTGAGTTCACATTTTTGCAACTTTGGGACTTATGCTCCCTCATACACACCAGTAGATAGCCTTTAAAATCTTAAAGGTATTTGGCACCCAAATTACACAATGACTGCAATAATTGTGTAGTTCAGGGGAAAATATTCCTTTCAATACATAAACTCTGAATATATGAATCTTTTATAATTATGACAGACATTCATGCGTAAAACTTCAAACTATGTGATGTATCAAGCCAGGGCATGCAGAAAGCTAAATTTGCTGTTGCACTCCAAAAAACATTAATGTATATTTTTGAACTCATAGTGTATATGGGGTTAGTAGCCTAATAACGAGTGTGTTGCTGATGCATGCAAGATCTTGCAACGCCCGGATAGGTATTTTACGTATTAGCAAACCACATGATGTTAAGGCAATCTGATGCCGACTGCCCAGTCTGACGTGGCACCCAatcattggttgatgcatgcgaCGTCTGAGAAGGGGAACGCGACCAGTATCTTGTGTTcatatgtcatatatatatacacacagttgaagttagaagtttacatacacttaggttggagtcattaaaactcatttttcaaccactccacaaatttcttgacaacaaactatagttttggcaagtcggttaggacatctactttgtgcatgacacaatacatttttccaacagttgttgacagattatttcacttacaattcactgtattacatttccagtgggtcagaagtttacatacatgaagttgactgtgccttaaacagcttggaaaattccagaaaatgatgtcatggctttagaagcttctgatttacatcatttgagtcaattggaggtgtacctgtggatgtatttcaaggcctaccttcaaactcagtgcctctttgcttgacatcatgggaaaatcaaaagaaatcagccaacacCTCAGAATCTTTGTAgaccacaagtctagttcatccttgggagacatttccaaacgcctgaaggtaccacgttcatctgtacaaacaatagtacgcaagtataaacaccatgggaccacgcagtcgtcatgccgctcaggaaggagacgcgttctttctcctagagatgaacgtactttggtgtgaaaagtgcaaatcaatccaagaacaacaacaaaggactttgtgaagacgctggaggaaacgggtataaaagtatctatatccacagtaaaataggtcctatatcgacataacgtgaaaggccgctcagcaaggaagaagccactgctccaaaactgccataaaaatgccagactacggtttgcaactgcacatggggacaaagatcgtaatttttggagaaatgtcctctggtctgatgaaacaaaaatagaactgtttgaccataatgaccattgttatgtttcgaggaaaagggggaggcttgcaaaccgaagaacaccatcccaaccgtgaagcatgggggtggcagctttgctgcaggagggagggACTGGTGTCCttcccaaaatagatggcatcatgaggtagggaaattatgtggatatattgatatatatatatatatatatctcaagaCATTAGACatcagaagttaaagcttggtcgcaaatgggtcttccaaatgtacaatgtTCCCAAtaatacttccaaaattgtggtaaaatggcttaaggacaacaaagtcaaggtattggagtggcagaactgaatttgtgggcagaactgaaaaagtgtgtgagagcaaggaggcctacaaacctgactcagttacaccagctctatcaggaggaatgggcaaaaattcacccaacttactgtgggaagcttgtggaaggctacctgaaacgtttgacccaagttaaacaatttaaaggcaatgctaccaaatactaattgagtgtatgtaaacttctgaaccactgggaatgtgatgaaagaaagaaaatctgaaataaatcattctctctaccattagtctgacatttcacattcttaaaataaagtggtgaacctaactgacctaagacagggaatctttactaggatttaaatgtcaggaattgtaaaaaactgagtttaaatgtatttggctaagatgtatgtaaacttcagacttcaactgagTACAGTGATACTCAGTTGTGCTGTGATAGGTCGTTGTTACTTCCTGGTTGTTTCGTTAATTTCCAATCAGACGTGTCGGCCACTCGCTGCCTGCCAGATGTCAGATGTCTTTGCCACACTCGGGGCACAGGATGTCGTCACGCTCGGTGAGGAAACCCCGGCCCACCAGGGAGACGGAGCACTTCTTACAGTTGAAGCAGTCGTTGTGCCACTGGCGCTCTTCAAACGAGATGTACTTACTGCCACCCAGACCTGAGAGAACGGGgagagatgaacacatgctgtTATCAAAAGGTGAATGATGTCTCTGCATCCTAAAACATAAATGAAGGAAACCATAGAGCATTTATACTGTATCTTGCTTTCTCTTATCCATTTCCACAGATCAGTGATTGGGGAAGGAGGAAAGGTGGAGAACTTTAGTAAGGATTCAAACAGGGCCACAGTGTACAGCGTGATGGGGTGAGTAAGTGACTGACTTCCTGATTTACAAGTTAGCCACTTTTAAATCAGTTCTATctaactggctgactgactcATTCTGTTCGAGACGGGTTTCCTCGCAGGTCTGCACAGATGATCGGATCGCTCTGTCATGTCCCCTTTAGTTCCTGATACACTAAGCACTGTTCCACGTGTCGTAAAGATCTGATAATCAGTGCGTGACCTGAGCAGAAAACGTGTATCTGCAACACACCCAGATGGATAGATAGATTACCGCTGATGGGGGTGGTGCAGGAAGCACACTTCTTAGCATACAGGTTGCAGAAACAGTTGAGGCAGTAGGCAAAGTCGTCACGGGAGGTGAAGCGTTGGCCAGACAGCTGCTGCTTGCAGCCGGTGCACAGGAAGCAGTCCTTATGCCAGGGCTGGTCGCGATAGGTCACCCCGCCAGTAGTGATGGGCTATtatggagagagagttaggtcaAATGTGACTGCACACCAATAAGCACATACACACCAACCAAGTGCTACACACCAGGCACCAACAGATACCAGATTTTAGCGGTTAAGCGATCCATTCAATAAATTGCCACGTGAATGGATACTGAGGACATTTGTGGACATGTAAAAGTACTAATCGTTCTTGCTCTAGTCTAGCTTGCCAGATTCACAGCCAGTCTTTCAGTAGTTGTAGAAAGAGCCCTGTTTTCTATCTCTCTTATGTATACACCACTTTAGAGGACAGAAAAGGTGAGGAAGAGATACTACAGTATTTACTCTTAATATTATGACCTTAGACCTACCTTCTTGCAGTGCACACACTGCATGGCAAACTGTTTCTCGTAGCAGGGCACACAGAAGTTGTGGTTCTCCTTGGGGATGAAGCTCTTGGTGCCGATGGGCTGCTGGCAACGCTGGCAGGTGAAGCAGGTCTCATGCCAGCTGTTACCCTTATGCTCCATCTTCCTGGAGCCTGAATGAAGggtagggagtgagagagagagagagagagggagggaggggaaagtggaggaaggagggatggatgggtgggtaaAGGAATTAAGAAGTATAGAGAATGGAGAGTGCGAAAGAGGACACACATGCTACTCAGTCCTTGGGTTACACACAGTCCCTCACTGTCTGACCCCTCAGAGCTGCTCTCTAAAATACTTCCTGGGTTTTAACATTTTTATTAAATTagaattgtattggtcacatacacatggtttacagatgttaatgcgagtatagcaaaatgcttatgcttctagttccgacagtgctgtaatatctaacaagtcctAAAGGCCCTAAACGATATTAGAatcaccatcgataagagacaataccgtgcagctgtattcattaaagtgactagtgatccatttattaaagtgtccagtgattgggtctcaatgtaggtagcagcttctctgagttagtgattgctgtttagcagtctgatggccttgagatacaatctgtttttcaatctctcggtctTTGTATACAAACACAGTGGGTACAGAGGGGCATTGTTGTGTTCAAGGAAGTCTGGAGCAAATGTattcagtatctacagtacattCAGTGTTTCTGCTCTGCTGCAACCCCAGACCTCACCAGAGTAGAGTtacactgactgtctgtctgtttgtctgagaGAAGCACCATCCCAAGGAGTTATGGAAATTATGATATTTAAAGACATAGATTAGTTAGAATCATCCAAAACtttctactaccaccactactactaccattggtactactactactagtactactactggtactactactggtactactactactggtactactactactggtagtactactactgacactactactactgacactactactactaccattggtactactactactagtactactactggtactactactggtactactactactggtagtactactactgacactactactactgacactactactactaccattggtactactactactagtactactactggtactactactggtactactgccactactactactgacactactactactactggtactactactactggtattggtactactactactactactactggtattggtactactactactactactggtactactactactacgactactggtACTACgatttctgctactactactggtactactactactactactactggtactggtactactactactggtactactacgactactactggtATTGGTattactactacgactactactggtattggtattactactactactactggcactattactacgactactactggtactggtactactacgactactactggtattggtactactgctactactactggcactactactactggcactactactacaactactactggtactggtactactactactggtactactatgCCTGGTACTACTGGCACTACTACTGCTGGTACTGGTacaactaatactactactactattactactactggtactactactactactactgctggcactactactactaatacttgtACTAATCCTGGTACTGCTACTggtacgactactactactactactactactactggtactggtactactacgcctactggtactactggcactactactactactggtactggtactactactactggtactactacgcTTActggcactactactactaatactggtactactattattactacctactactggaactactactggtacttctggtactactactactggcactactactactactactactggtattactactactgctactactactactactactactactactactactactactactgctggcactactac containing:
- the lg3h2orf49 gene encoding ashwin, which encodes MARSTNMGREGKDTSQDRGASNADLLLHPELLSHEFIQLVLNEKKITSGDHGSRDQLTALYLRHIIPLPQRALPNNRWGKRMEQTRARQSTASGQSRSFSDDHNRKRLLIVFDGSSSKSGPVRLKKPEGQTSGSGVTDRFKHPPSMNLFSPIRKLSSTTPTPSSSHSPGGPHRSPTGNKGLGSPPSSPKSVNLKREADSSGELKEKKKIQKVTWP
- the fhl2a gene encoding four and a half LIM domains protein 2a, whose product is MTERYDCHYCKESLFGKKYVLREENPYCVKCYESLYSNTCEDCKKPIGCNTRDLSYKDRHWHEECFQCFQCKRSLVDKPFSTKDDQLLCTECYSNEYSSKCHECKKTIMPGSRKMEHKGNSWHETCFTCQRCQQPIGTKSFIPKENHNFCVPCYEKQFAMQCVHCKKPITTGGVTYRDQPWHKDCFLCTGCKQQLSGQRFTSRDDFAYCLNCFCNLYAKKCASCTTPISGLGGSKYISFEERQWHNDCFNCKKCSVSLVGRGFLTERDDILCPECGKDI